GCGGCCGAGCGAAGCCGAGCCCCCGCGGAGGCCCGCGCCGGCTGCGAAGCCACGAGTGAGCGGGCCACGCACAAGCACAAGCGCGAGTCATCGACGCGCGCCCCACACAACCGCGAGTCGACAACCCCCGCCGTAGTAGTGTGCGCCCCCATGTCCGCACTCGACACGATCGAACGCCTCGGCAACAAGCTCCCCGACCCCGCGACGCTCTTTCTGGTCGGCGCTCTCGGCGTGATCGCGCTCTCCGAGATCGCCGTGCGCCTCGACTGGAGCGTCGAGAAGCGCGGCACGCGCGAAGTGCGCGAGCAGGTGTTAGGCGCGGACGGCGCCCCGCTGATCGACGCCGCAACCCAACAGCCCGTGACGCGCGCCGTGCTCGATCCCGCGACGGGGCAAGTCGCGCGCGAGGCGTTCTCGCAGCCGCTCGCGCCGCGCAGCCTGCTCTCGTCCGAGGGCGCGCACTTCGCGCTCGCGAGCCTCGTCGACAACTTCAAAGCGTTCCCGCCGCTCGCCGTCGTGCTCGTCGGCATGCTCGGCATCGGCCTGGCCGAGCGCGTCGGCTTGATCGGCGTGTTGTTACGGGCCGCGCTCGGCTCTGCCCCGCCGGCGCTGCTCACGCCCGTCGTCGTGTTCCTCGGGGTGAGCTCTTCGCTCGCCACCGACGCCGGCTACGTCGTGCTTCCCCCCGTCGCCGCCGCGCTCTACGCCGCCGCGGGCCGCTCGCCGCTCGCGGGCATCGCGGCCTCGATCGCAGGCGTCGCCGCGGGCTTCAGCGCGAACCTGCTGCCGAGCGGCATCGACACGATCATGATGGGCTTCTCGACCGCCGCCGCGCGGCTCGTGGCGCCGCAGTACGAAGTCACCGCCACCGCGAACCTCTACTTCATGCAGGCCTCGACGATCCTGCTCACCGCAGTCGGCTGGTTCGTCACGGCGCGCTGGGTGGAGCCGCGCCTCGCAGCGCAGGGCGTCGCGGCGCCGGAGGCGAGCGCGAACGCCACGCTGAGTGCGAGCGAGAAGCGCGGACTCGGCGCGGCGAGCGTCGCGTTCGCCGTGCTCGCGGCGCTGCTCGTCGCGGCGGTCGCGATCGAGGGCGCGCCGCTGCACGGCGCCGCAGGGAACAATCCGAAGTGGGTCGCGGCGATCGTGCCGCTGATGTTTGTGATGTTTTTCGTGCCCGGCCTCGCCTACGGATTTCGCGCGGGCACGCTGAAGAACGACCGCGACGCCGCGCGCCTGCTCGGCGAATCGATGGCGGCGATGGGCCCGTACATCGTGCTCGCGTTCTTCGCGGCGCAGTTCATCGAGTACTTCCGCTGGTCCGGCCTCGGCGAGATGCTCGCGATCGCGGGCGGCGCCGTGCTCACGCGCGCCGACCTCCCGGCGCCGCTTTTGCTCGCCTGCTTCATCGTGCTCGTCACCGCCGCAAACCTCTCGATCTCGTCGATGTCCGCGAAGTACGCGTTCTTCGCGCCGGTCTTCGTGCCGATGTTCATGCAGGTCGGCATCAGCCCCGAGCTCACGCAGGCGGCCTATCGCGTGGGCGATTCCATCACGAACTGCATCACGCCGCTGAATCCCTACCTCGTGATTTCGCTCGTGCTGATGCAGCGCTACGCGCCTAAGAGCGGCCTCGGCACGCTCGTCGCGATGATGCTGCCGTACTCACTCGCGTTCCTCGCGACGTGGACGCTGCTGCTCGTGGCGTGGGTCGTGCTCGGGATTCCGCTCGGGCCGGGCGCGCCGCTGTGGTTCGCGCCTGGGCAGTGAATCTGGAGTCGTCGCGATGGACGTGAGGTCGCTCGCGGTCAAGGTCGCGGTCGTTACGGGCGCGGGCAGCGGGATCGGGCGAGAGACGGCGCTCGAGTGCGCGCGCCGCGGCGCCTCGCTCGCGATTTGCGATCTGAACGAAGCGGGCCTCGCCGAGACCGAGCGCCTCGTCGCCGAGCTCGAGAAGCAGACACCCGTGCTGGCGCGGCGCGTCGACGTCGCACGCGCGGAGGAGATGCGCGCCTTCGCGGACGCCGTCTTCGGCGAGCTCGGCGGCGTCGACCTGCTCGTGAACAACGCGGGCGTCGGCCTCGGCGGCGGGTTTCTCGACACCTCGCTCGAAGACTGGAGCTGGATCGTCGAGATCAACCTGCTCGGCGTCGTGAACGGCTGTCACTTCTTCGTGCCGCGCATGGTGGAGCGCGGCGCGGGCGGCCACGTCGTCAACGTCGCTTCCGCGGCGGGCTTCCTGCCTGCGGAGCCGCTCTCGGCGTACTGCGCGACGAAGTACGGCGTGCTCGGTCTCAGCGAGTGCCTGCACATCGAGCTCGCGCGGCGTGGCATCGGCGTGACCGCGATCTGCCCGGGCATCATCAACACGCCGATCACGCGCAGCGCGCGCATGCGCGGCGCGGACGCGACGCCGGAGCTGCGCGAGAAGGTGGTCGCGTCGTATCAGCGCAGGAACTACGGCCCCGAGCGCGTCGCGCGGGCGATCCTGCGCGCGGTGCAGAAGAACCGCGTCGTCGCGCCGGTCGCGCCCGAAGCCTGGCTCGCGTACTGGGCGAAACGCATCGCGCCGTGGGCGGTGCTCGCGCTCTCGCGCTGGCAGGCGCGCACCGGATTCGGGATGCGATGAGCGAGCTGTTGTTACTGCCGCGGCCGCGGCGGCTCGAGCGCCTCGCGGGCGCCGGCCCAGCGCGCGGCGCGGAGCCCGTTTCGCACGAGAACCGCGCGCTCGGCGCTGAAGCATTCACGCTCACGCTGGACTCGCGCGGCATCGCGATCGAGCACGGCGGTGCGGCGGGCGAGCGCTACGCGCGCGCGGCGCTCGCCCAGATCGCGCAGCAAAGCGGCGACGCGCTCCCGGCGCTTCGCATCGAGGACGCGCCCGACTTCGCCGTGCGGGGCTACCTGCTCGACATCTCGCGCGACCGCGTACCCACGCGCGAGACGCTCGCGCGCATCGTCGAGTTGATGGCGCTGCTGCGCCTCAATCACCTCCAGCTCTATACCGAGCACACCTTCGCCTACGCCGCGCACGAGCGCGTCTGGCGCGATGCCTCGCCGATGACGCCCGAGGACACACGCTGGCTGGATGCGCTCTGCCGCACGCACGGCATCGAGCTGTGCGCGAACCAAAACACGTTCGGCCACATGGGGCGCTGGCTCGCGCACCGCGAGTACCGCGCGCGTGCGGAGCGCCCCGACGGCTTCGCCACGCGCTTCGGCATGAAGCTGCCGGCAGGCTGTCTCGCGCCCACGCAAGACAACGCCGACTTCGCGCTCGCGCTCTGCCGCGAGCTGCTCTCTCACCACGCGAGCTCGCGCATCCACGTCAACTGCGACGAGACCTTCGAGCTCGGCCGCGGCGCGAGCGCCGCGGATGCCGCAGCGCGCGGCAAGGCGCGCGTGTACCTGGAGCACTTGTTACGGATCGCGCAGCCCCTGATCGCGGAAGGTCGCGAGGTGCTGTTCTGGGGCGACACGCTGCGCGAGCACCCGGAGCTCGTGCGCGAGCTGCCGCGCGCGGGGCTCACCGCGTGCGTGTGGCACTACGAGCGCCCACTCGAGGCGCTCCCGTTTCCGCCCGCGCTGCTGCCGATCCTCGCCGAGTTCGGCATCGGCGAGCGCGCGCTGCGCGGCTTCGGCGCGCAGTGCGAGGCGTTCGCGGACT
This genomic window from Deltaproteobacteria bacterium contains:
- a CDS encoding AbgT family transporter; translation: MSALDTIERLGNKLPDPATLFLVGALGVIALSEIAVRLDWSVEKRGTREVREQVLGADGAPLIDAATQQPVTRAVLDPATGQVAREAFSQPLAPRSLLSSEGAHFALASLVDNFKAFPPLAVVLVGMLGIGLAERVGLIGVLLRAALGSAPPALLTPVVVFLGVSSSLATDAGYVVLPPVAAALYAAAGRSPLAGIAASIAGVAAGFSANLLPSGIDTIMMGFSTAAARLVAPQYEVTATANLYFMQASTILLTAVGWFVTARWVEPRLAAQGVAAPEASANATLSASEKRGLGAASVAFAVLAALLVAAVAIEGAPLHGAAGNNPKWVAAIVPLMFVMFFVPGLAYGFRAGTLKNDRDAARLLGESMAAMGPYIVLAFFAAQFIEYFRWSGLGEMLAIAGGAVLTRADLPAPLLLACFIVLVTAANLSISSMSAKYAFFAPVFVPMFMQVGISPELTQAAYRVGDSITNCITPLNPYLVISLVLMQRYAPKSGLGTLVAMMLPYSLAFLATWTLLLVAWVVLGIPLGPGAPLWFAPGQ
- a CDS encoding SDR family NAD(P)-dependent oxidoreductase — encoded protein: MDVRSLAVKVAVVTGAGSGIGRETALECARRGASLAICDLNEAGLAETERLVAELEKQTPVLARRVDVARAEEMRAFADAVFGELGGVDLLVNNAGVGLGGGFLDTSLEDWSWIVEINLLGVVNGCHFFVPRMVERGAGGHVVNVASAAGFLPAEPLSAYCATKYGVLGLSECLHIELARRGIGVTAICPGIINTPITRSARMRGADATPELREKVVASYQRRNYGPERVARAILRAVQKNRVVAPVAPEAWLAYWAKRIAPWAVLALSRWQARTGFGMR
- a CDS encoding family 20 glycosylhydrolase, with the protein product MSELLLLPRPRRLERLAGAGPARGAEPVSHENRALGAEAFTLTLDSRGIAIEHGGAAGERYARAALAQIAQQSGDALPALRIEDAPDFAVRGYLLDISRDRVPTRETLARIVELMALLRLNHLQLYTEHTFAYAAHERVWRDASPMTPEDTRWLDALCRTHGIELCANQNTFGHMGRWLAHREYRARAERPDGFATRFGMKLPAGCLAPTQDNADFALALCRELLSHHASSRIHVNCDETFELGRGASAADAAARGKARVYLEHLLRIAQPLIAEGREVLFWGDTLREHPELVRELPRAGLTACVWHYERPLEALPFPPALLPILAEFGIGERALRGFGAQCEAFADSGFPFWVCPGTSTWNSLLGRWSNARENLRDAAEVGRSRGARGFLVTDWGDNGHLQPPSASWLPLAYGAALAWCADANRELAMAPLLDAFVFRDASRTLGALAVDLAETYQGTGKHALNSSPLFAEIVQGALLGSFGEIDAARLEATIAQLGRAIAALAQTRSEAADGAQTARELAVAARLARHGAWRLARGARLPCPSDAELSRDLGEAIAEQRSAWLARSRPGGLADSLARLERTRATYQH